CGGTAGGTTCTGGAAAAATTATTGGTCAGGCCGATCTTCACACGGCTGCTGAGCTGATGGTCAAAATTAAACTTGAGATTAGTTCGATCACCTTGATAAAAGCTTCCTGGCCCGTGTAGCCCGCACCAATATAAAAACGCGATTTGTCTCCGCCCCCTTGGATGCCGATGTTATAATCCTGCAGCTTCCCGTGGCGCAAGAGGAAACCAAGGCGATCGTAAGTAGGCTGATCTTCGGGATTTCCTTTCCCGCCTTCCGAGACAGGACGGTAAGGCCTGTTGGCGAAAGTCTGTTTCAATGCCGGATTGTCCAGTCCGGAGTTTATCCACCACTCGTTGGCGAGGGTTGCCGTTTCGGGACCTGTAGCCAGTTTGGGCAACAAAGATTTATTGGCTTCAGCCCAGCCCCCCTGCAGGTTGAGGTCAATTTTGGTCCGGCTACCATAGCTCCCCTTTTTGGTGGTAATGATAATTACACCATTGGCACCCCGGGAGCCATAGATTGCCGTTGCCGAAGCATCCTTCAACACTTCAATCGACTCGATATCTGCCGGGTTGATATCTGTGAGCGGTGAACTGGTCCGTCCACCGAGCCCGATATTCTGAAGCGAGGTATTGTTTAAGAATACCCCATCAATAATATATAAGGGATCGCTACTGGAGTTGATCGATGTCGTTCCGCGAACCCGCAGGAAGATACTTTCGCCGGGGACACCCGAGTTGGTGGAAACCTGTACCCCGGATAGCTTGCCCTGCAACTGGGCATCAAAACTTGCTACGGGAATTTTGTTGACTTCGGCAGCGTCGATCTTGGCAACTGCTCCCGTTAGATTTCTTCGCTTTTGTACACCGTAGCCTACGACGACCACTTCATCCAGATCAGAAACGCTCGGTTGAAGCAAGATCTGAATCTGCGCCTCCCGTGCGGTTATCTTTCGGCCTTTGTATCCCAAAAATGAAGTTGAGAATGTCAACGGAAGTCGTTGCCCCGTGACAAACTGAAATCTTCCCGACGCATCGGTCTTTACTTGATGGGTAACACCTTCGAGCTTTATGGTAACGCCTTCAATAGGTCGATTGGTAATCGAATCCAATACAATACCTTTTAAGGTCGCGTTAATAAGTGGCTCAGATTGCTGCGAAAATGCAGGCAATAGCAAACCATGTGACAAAAAAATCGCCACGGCGTACTTCCATACGCTATTTTTCATAGGTAAAATTTTAACAGTGAATATTTACAAGTGCCAACGCCAATTGATTACTTGTCAGAAAAGCTGCTTTTATGGAAAGAAATACTTTCCCCTAGACTTAGCTACACATTCGCCTATTGAAATCAGAACAAAAGGATTTACAGTTGCGCAGATTTGCGCTCGATTTGGAAGGGTTAAAATAAAAGTTGTAGTTCATAAATAATGAATTAAGTAAAACATTGTGATCATTACGTGCGGAAGATGTTGCCTTATTCAAGCTTGTCTCCTAGGTTGATAAAACAAATATAGTAAACATAAAATAAATTCTATAATATTAGTAGACTTTATTTTTAACTATATTTTCTTCCATAAAAAAATCGCAAGTAAATCGGCTCAGAAAAGTTGGTGGAAATATGTACATTGAATACCTACTTTTGGTTAGTAAAAGTATCAGCCCTATAGCGCCCTCCATAACCGGATAATAAACCGATAAAAAAGGACATAAGGACAATCACCAATCTTCTACCGGGTAACATTCATTTACGTTTCAATAAACAAAGCCGTCTGAGTTCGCTCAAACGGCTTTGTGCTGCACTATATTCAGCATGGAGAAAAAAGTTAACATAGCGCGGATTTCTTCTACCAGTCGATAGCCTCTCTCCTCAATTAGGAATTATTTCGGATATGTACATCGCGCTGCGGAAATGGAATTTCAATCCCGGACTTATCCAAAGCTTCCTTACAGTCAATGATCAGCTGTTCCTGCATGGTCCAAAAGTTTTCGTTGGAAGTCGTGACGCGCACAGAAAGATTGATTGCACTGTCGCCAAGTTCTGTCACCACCACCTGCGGCGCAGGCTCTTTAAAGGCAAATTCATTGCTTCTAACGATATTGAGGAGTATTTCTTTTGCCTGTTTCAGATCAGCATCGTAGGCAACGCCAATGTCAAACCATGTGCGACGTGTTCCAAGTTTTGTATAATTGGTGATGCTACTATTTGACAACACCCCATTTGGAACAACCACCTGTTGATTTTGTGGTGTATTTAACTTGGTATTGAAGATATCAATTTCTGTCACCGTACCCGCGATATTTGTAGTGGAAGTTATGTAATCGCACACGCGGAAAGGCTTGAGGAGTAAAATCAGTATACCGCCGGCAAAATTGGACAAGGATCCCTGCAGGGCCAGACCTATGGCCAGACCTGCTGCACCGATAATGGCCACAAATGCCGAGGTTTGCACCCCCAATTGTGTAACGACAACGATAAATAATAAGATATTTAAAATCCAACTGATGAGATTGCTTAAAAATCGCTGCAAGGAGACATCCATTTGTCGCCGCTCAAATGCCTTGTCTATCATCCGTTTTATTAGGCGGATGATCCAGGATCCGATCAGATAAATAAGTAAAGCAGAAATTACGGCAGTAATAATACGGGGCGCCCAGGCAATGGCAGAGGAAATAAAATTATTCCAATGTTGCTGGACATCGTTCACTTCTAAATTGTTCATAGCAGTATTTATTTTATTAAAAATGTAAGGTTTAGAAACAAAAAGAGTGTTATGTTGCTTTTATTCTAATATAAAGCACATTAAATTACATTTTCTCTAATTTAAACAACCAAACAGTAGAATTGTTCGTATGAAAATGAAACAATATGGTTTTGTATCATTCCTTATATGGAATCTGTGACAAGAAAAATAAACAAGAAAGACGTCGCAGTTGGCTAGATAAAATCATAAATCCCATTTTTCCAGCCCAATATTTTGGTGGAATCCGCATCAAGCCAGTTTTTCAGCAGTGTTGCGTATACTTTTCGAAAATCTTCCGTATACTGGAGATCCCCTTCATTGAGCTGGGTTAGGTCAGGCAAAGCATTGAGCAGGCCTTGTTTTTTTAGGCCTCCGGATAGAAAGAAAAGCTGGTTGGCCGTACCATGATCAGTGCCATTGCTGGCATTCTGGGCCACCCTACGACCAAACTCCGAAAAGGTCATCAGCATGACATGCTGAAAAAGACCATTTTTCTTGAGGTCGTCCACAAACGCCTCCACGGCATCGTTGATGGTGTGGAATAGACTCTCCTGCCGCTGCTGCTGATTGATATGCGTATCAAAACTACCGATCTGCAGATAGTATACCTGTGTATTGATATCCGATTTAATCAACGACGATACCGTCTTCAGATCCTTTCCAAGCACCGAATCGGGGTACGCTGCTGCGGTCTTCCTGGCTTTACTCTGTTCAAAAATATAGTCGGCATTGTTGATCGTATCACCCAGGGTCTGATACAGATAGGCTACTGTCTCCTCTTCATGCTGATGTTTATGTTCCTGATAGAGTGTATTAAAGTACTCTTCACGGCTGGTCTGATAAAGCTTCTTGGGGTCTTTAAACGCGAACGCTTTTTTCTGTTTTCCTTTGAGGGCAAGGCTCAGCATATCATTCACTTCCAGAGCTTGCGTCGGATGACCGCAGTCGTAACAGGCCTGATCGAGGTAGCGGCCTATCCAGCCGCTCTCCAGGTATTCGTCGCTTCGGCTCGCACTATGCCATATATCCATGCTGCGGAAATGCGATTTATTGGGCTCGGGATAACCGACATTGTTGAGTACAGCCAGTTCGCCACGATCATAAAGTGTCTTGAAAAAAGGTAAAGCCGGATGAATACCTGCTTCTTCTGTGAGCGTTAGTGCATTATCGACCGCAATCGTCTGCCTTTCCCGAAAATAGATATCATTGCGCATCGGAACAATGGTATTTAGCCCATCATTGCCGCCACTGAGCTGCAAGATGACCAACACCTTATGTCCCCTTTCCAGTGCTTCAGGCAAGGACATGGCTTTTAAGAAATTGGGCAGCAGCAGCGATGCTGTTGCAAGTGAACCTGCTTTGAGAAATTGGCGTCTTTTGATGATCATGGCTTTCTTATTACGATTAACAGAGTTGATATTCGGGGATACTCATTACTTCAATAATAGTCCTACGGCGGCTTCCGCCAGCGTAGCTATCGCGCAGTGCCTTACCAAAGGAAGGTTGCTGCTGCAGCAGGAGCTCAAAGGGATCCCGATCGGCAAATACAGCCTCGACCCCAGCCCAGTCAATGGAAATTTTTGGGTTTTTATAGGCTTTAGCCATGGCCCGCGACTGCTTCATCCCCATATCAAGGTCGTCGTCATTCTGCGCGTCAAGATCCAGCGGCCGCAGGCCGGTCCATATCTGCGGTAGTTGCATCCGGAGCAATAAGGTAGAGCTGTCGATCCAGGCTTTTCCCGATGGCCATCCCGCCACATTCGGCGGATACAGGAGCATCTGTCCCAACAGCTTTTGATAAACAATCAGGTTTTCAGGAATCGCGATCTCCATGGGCAGCATACGCATAATACCAGCCATGAGTTCCACCGGTGACTTTATTTTGTTGCCCACATTTTTGGAGTCGTAAAACCAGGCTGCCGTAAATACACGGTCTAGCAACCGCCTAATATCATATCCTGAATCGAAGAAATCTTTACTCAGCGTGTCGACGATGTCCTGATCCACTTGTTCGTTGACCAGAAAACGGTAGAGCTTTTCGGTGATAAAACGGGCCGTAGCGGGCCGCTCCAAGATAATATCCAGGATAGCATTGCCGTCGAAACTTCCGGTTTTCCCCAAAAATGTTTTGCTTCCCGAATCATGATACTTTTTACGCACCAAGAACTGGCCATCCTTATCGTATGACCAGCCCGTAAATGCACGCGCAGCTTCCTTCACATCCGATTCCGTATAGCTGCCACGCCCCATCGTAAAGAGCTCCATCACTTCCCGGGCAAAGTTTTCATTGGGGTGGTCTTTTTTATTCTGCTGGTTGTTGAGGAAATTGAGCATAGCCGGAGCTTTGGAAACGGCGAACAGCAGATCCCGGAAATTTCCAAGCGCATTTTTCCTGATTTCGTTGAGGATATGGGCGCTAAAATTGGCGTTGATAACCCGGCTAGCAAAATGTCCGTGCCAAAAAAAGGCCATCTTCTCCCTGAGCTGATCTTCGCTATGCACCATTTCATTCAGGAAATTAAGGTTGATCTCAATATTACGCTTTCGATTGAGCTGTTGTACCTGCTTTTTGTCTGCGGCATTCAACTTGGAAAGCGCCGTGTAGTCGACGTTGGTCTGCTCCGTATTGAAACTGATGGGATGAAATTCATGTTCCTGGGCATATTGCTTCCAGAGGACTGCGGTAGACTGCTGTTCAAAAACGGTAATCTGCTGTAGGCCCATCCCAAATCCGGCGCGATTTGCCAGGTGTATATTTTTTTTAAAATCGGACATCATCCTGTTTCCTTTTATACCTAAATAACGAATTATTTAACTATGTTAGCTTACAGGAAGATTCGATTTAACAAAAATTAAGCTAAATTAACAAAGTGACTACCAAGATAATACTTTTCAAACTCCGATTTTTTTTCATTAAATTTATTCACATAGGGACAACAAAACCCCTTGTTTATGTTGCATACCTGTTTCACAAGTTACAATCATCAGTTGATAAACCTTTAAAACGAAATATAAGATGGCAAAATTAATCAACGTTTAGATTTCAGTATTCATGCTGCTCGTTTTTGTCCAATGCCTAGGAATTCAAAATGAGCCATCCGAAAACTTCGACTGGTTATTGGGAAAATGGCAGCGTACCAACGAAGCCAAAGATAAACGGACTTTTGAATATTGGCAGAAAATCAAAGACACTGAATATGCAGGTTTTGCTTTTACCCTGCAAAACCTGGATACCATCCATCAGGAAAAAATGCAATTATTAAAATACGATGGCGACTGGAATTTATTGGTTAAAACGCCCGATGAGAAAGATTTTATCGCATTTGAGATAACCATGCTAAAAGACGGCCTGTTCGAGTGTAATAATGATTCGCTGCCCTTTCCTAAAAAAATCACCTACTGGCGTGAAGGTGAAAAGTTGAAGGCCAATGTTGCTGGCGACAGTCTCCAGATTCCCTTCGAATTTAGTAGGATTTCAAAATAAATAGACCTCATTTTTCCCGGTCAATCACAACAAAAGATGCCTGCGCCAGCGTAAAGTCAAAATTCGGCAGCATAAAGTCAAAATATAATTAATCATCGGTCGAGCCATTTCTTAAATTCCGCCACTTTGTTTTTGCTGATCAGGATAGGCGTTGTACTTTGCGGTTTTGTTTGAATACGAAGCTGATTGCGACCGTATATCCATATACTTTCAATGGCATTGACATTGATAACATACTGCCGGTTGGCCCTGTAAAAGATCCGGTTGTCCAGCTCTTTTATCAAGTCGTCCAAAATCACTGTTTCCAACTATTCGGAGATATCCTACTTTATGATCAATCACCTCACTAAACGTACTCTTCTCCGTGTTAAGCCTATTTTTCAGATAAACATTGGTCATCACATTAGGATTATTCCATCCGTAGGTTTTTCCTTTGTATTTAAGACCGCCATGATAATCGTTGAGCTGCCTAAATACGGCTTCATATAATGTTGCGGCTTCATCAATCGCGTTTAAATTTTGGGCTTTATTGTATAGTTCACGTTTAATAACCTCAAGGTTTTCTTTATGAATTGAATTGGCCGATATAAGTTCAATGGATTTATCAACAAATGATTTTACACTGTCATTTTTAAACGTTTGCGAAAACGCATATCTCGAAGAAAATAAAAGTATTAACAATAAAAACAATCTGGTCATCTTGGAATTTTTGTAGCAATAAACTTCCTTATACTCATCATATAACCCAAATGCAGGCCTTCATGAAAGTTGTTCCATTCGAAGGCATCCGTTATTGAAGTGAGATGGAAGCCCGTACCCGTAGTGCGTTGCCGATAGGTCACAAACTTTTTGTTGTTAAAATCACGGATGGTCGGTTCAATCTGTTCGAGGAGCAATCTTTTCAGCAGATCAGCTTCCTGCTGCGATACCGCTGCTGAAGGCTTTGTTCCGGATTGGTAGCTGTTGAAGATTTTCTCAGGGATATGTCCTTCTACCTCAGATCCGATATAGATTAATTTATGCTGTGTGGCAATGATGTGCCCGATATTCCAGATCAGGTTGTTGCTGAAGCCATCAGGAATGCGATTGAGCTGTTCCAAAGAATAGTTTTCAAAGAATTTGAGGTAAGCCATTCGGCTCGTTTTCCATGCGCGAAAAAGTGATTCCATGTCCTGTTAACTGTCCGTGTTTTGTACACAAAAATAAGCTGAATCTTTAAAACTGTCAAAGCTTATTTACGGCAATCGGATCCTTTACATAAATTTCTTCCGAGTGCACCCGTAGACGCTGATTCTTTTTTTATTGAACTTTTTGATTTGAGTATTGTTCATTTTAAAATGAATATGGTTCAATTTTTAAAGAAAAAACTATGAAAGCACAAATCGGACTCGTTATCACGGCAGTTGCCGGAGCGGCACTGCTCGTATACAGACGCTGGAAACAACGTTCTGTACAGGAATCAACAGAAAAAACAGATCGCAAAGAGACGGGCAATCTCACAAACCCACCTTCTTGGTACCGCCCGCTTAGAATGCCCGAAATCGACAGCATGGACATTGTATCATTGCAATATGCCCCCGTCAGGGTATCGCCCGACAGAAATGATGCGGCGCAAGGGATCAACAAACACATTTCTTATTACCATAAAGGCAATAGACATCAATAAGGCAGTGATACGAAAACAGTTGCAGTTTAAGCGATTTCTACAGCTGAAAAAGTGCCCAAGCTCAGTATACAGTGCTGAACCGCGACAATAAATGCGCGCAGTTCCGCGTTCCAGTTACATCGGTTCAGTCAGATCAAAAATAGGTGTCCTGATATCATTTGCATTGATTATATTTTCTTATCTTTTCAACAGGAATTTATACGGTTTTTTAATTTAGACATCCCAAAATCCGCTTCAATTTCAAAATTATCGACTAAATTGGGACACCTTAATTAACATGGGAGTTTAAAATATATGAAAAAAAATGCTTCCGGCATCAACAATTCAAAGCAACGTATTGAAAACAAGAACAATGATTTAGATCTTTATCTAAAAGCATTGAATTCTGCCTATTCGGGTATTATAATTACAGACAATCTGCAGTATGATAATCCCATCATTTATTGCAATAAAGCTTTCTATACCATCAGTGGTTATGCCCACGATGAAATTATTGGCCACAACTGCCGATTTTTACAGGCTCAGGACCGTTCGCAAGCCGATCGTAAGATTATCAAAGAAGCAATTGAACGCGGCGAAGAATGTAAGATTGAAATTCGAAATTATCGTAAGGATGGAACGCTTTTCTGGAACGAACTTTTTATTTCACCAGTGAAGAATGAAGAAGGTCAGGTAACTCATTTTATTGGTGTTCAAAATGATATCAGTGATCGAAAAAAAGCGGAGCATGATCTTCGGGAAGAGAAGTCCCATGTGGAGCTCAAAATACAGCAAAGAACCAAAGAACTTCAAGATAAAGAAAGCTTTCTGTCCAGTATTATTGAAACAGTACGAGAAAGTCTCTTGGTACTCGATGCCAATTACATCGTCCTGAGCGCCAATAGACATTTTTTAAACTCGTTTAAAGTCACCACAGAAGAAACGGTAGGAAAACTATTATTTGACCTTGGTAATCAGCAGTGGGATATTTCTTCGTTAAAAGAGATGCTCACTCAGATATTGCCCACCAATAACCCGGTTATCGATTATGAGGTAGACCATATCTTTCCTCATATTGGTCGAAAAGTCATGCTGCTAAACGCTTATCGTGTTGAATTCGAGGGCCAGTACAAAGACCGGATCCTGATTGCCATCGAAGATATCACAGAAAAGAAAGAGCAGGATCGGCGTAAAGATGATTTCCTGTCGATTGCGAGCCACGAACTTAAGACACCGCTCACAACAATTAAAGGTCTCTTCCAGATCTTGCAGCGATTGAGTGCTGAAAACACCGATCCAAAGTATGTCTCAACTTTAGATAAAATCACAGCTTATATCGATCGCTTGAATCTGTTGATTTCAAAACTCTTAGATACGTCTAAGATTCAATCTGGCAATCTTGAATTGCACATGGACCCTTTTGAGATCGATAAGACCATTCAAGATGCCGTTGAAAGCATGCGATTGGCGGCACCTGATTCTGACATCCTCCTTATAGGAAATACAGGTAGTATCGTCGAGGGCGACGAGCTTCAGATTATCCAAGTGCAGAACAATCTGCTATCGAATGCAATTAAATATTCACCCGAGTCGAAAAAAGTTGAAGTTAGTATCACAGGGTAGCCAACTTTGTTAAAATCTCGGTACGTGATTATGGTATGGGCATAAACTATCAGGATAGACTAAAAATTTTCGAACGATTTTTTCGCGTCAGCCATATACAGAAAAAGTTTCCGGGTTTAGGCATCGGGCTCTATGTTTCGCATGAGATTATCTTACACCACAAAGGAACACTTTGGGTCGAAAGCGAGCCAGGAGAAGGATCCACATTTAATTTCACATTACCCATTGTAATCAACAAATAAAAAATATGCAGCCTAAAAAGATAATGATCTGTGATGACGACCGAGGAATACTCGAGATGCTGGAGCTATTTTTAGAACTAGAAGGATATAATGTCATATGTGAAATAAATAGCACACACCTGACAAAGCAATTAATTTCGCATAAGCCGGACCTCTTGCTGCTAGACCTCTGGATGCCCATAATTTCTGGTGACCAGCTGATTAAAATTATCCGCAGTACACCCGAAATTAAAGAAACACCTATCATTGTGCTATCGGCAAGCGTCGATGGACCTGAAATCGCCGGGAGCTTAGGCGCAAATGCCTTTATCGCCAAACCCTTTGATTTAACCGATATCACGGATAAAATTAATAGCATACTGAAAAACTAGCCGGCAAGTACACGCTGGCTAGTCATACATAAAAGCACTTTGTGAAGAAAAAGTGCTTTTATGCAGCTGATGTGATCATCTCAAGACAAACGCTTACGCTTGGCCCAATTTATCCACGAGAAGTAATATATCGTCCAGTTCAAATGGTTTGGCCAAAAAAGCGTCGGCTCCACATGCAGAAGCAAGCTGCTTCCCACGCGAACTCGCAGACATCATGATCACCGGAATATTTTGATGTTTTTCTGAACTCCGGAGTTCACGAAGGATATCGCCACCTGACAACCATGGCATTTCAATATCCAATAGTATAATATCAGGGTCAATTTCTTCGACAGAAGCAATTAGTTCTCTGCTTTTTGACACTAAATAAACCTCTCTAAATTCATTCTTTAGAGCCAGCTCCAAAACGTGAAGGATGGTGGCATCATCATCACAAACAACAATTTTCTTTTTCATTTTTTGATTGTTTAAAAACACCGCAATGATTGAAAAATATGGTCTTGTGAGGGGATTAAAAATATAGACCTAAGCTGGGCAGATTGTTGGTTACCAAACCGTTTATATAATCTTTCTTTGAGATTTTACAAGATAGACAATTTATTGGATAAAAGTCTACGCTCCTTTGTTTAAGATACTAAATGCATACGATCTGCTTCAGGTATATCTTTGAAGACGACTGAAAATGTAGTACCGACATCTAATTCGCTTTCTACATGAATAGCTGCGTTGAGCTTACTTGCAATTTGTTTAACAATGGAAAGGCCCACCCCCGAACCTTCAAAACCTTCTGAGTTGGCCATTCGGGCAAAGATTTCAAAAATTTTGTCGCCCTCCTTCAAATCAATTCCGATTCCATTATCCTTGATATCATACCGGACCGTATTTCCTTGCCGCATGCTCTTAACGGAAACTTGCGGGTTTTGCCTTTTGCTGCTGTATTTTATGGCATTGCCAACAAGATTCAGAAATAATTGATAGATCAGTGTTCTCTCTCCCAAAACAGGTAGTGTTTCGCCCATTGTAAATTCTAAATGAGGAACCTTGTATTGCTGTTTGCAATTTTCAACGATATTGACAATCTTGGACTGTGGATTAATTGGTTCAAACACAAAGTCTACATGATTTACCTTCGACATTTGATAGACTTTATCCATCATATCCCGCATCAGCTGCGTCCCCTCCAAGATATTTTTCATTGACTTTGCAAGCAGTTCGTCAGAGATGTCTTTTTTATGGAGCAACATTTGTGCAGTGAGCTGTATCGTCGTCAGCGGATTTTTAAGATCATGTGTCAATGTGTAGCCAAAAGTATCAAGCGCATTATTAGAGCGCACCAGTTTCTTGTTCAATTCATCAATCTCTCCACCACGTTGTGCTACTGCTTGCTGAATAATGTGTGTTATATCTTCAATAAAAGCGAGTTCAGAAGATTGCCATTTTTCGGCTTTTCCCTTCGTAATCTTTTTCCAAGCCTCGAAAGATGAACGTGGCGAAGGAAAGGTGATCTTTCGATCTTCGTCAACCTGCATCACTTTTTCCGGCTTCCCTGCCCAGGTCTCTTCGATCAGACGTTCTTTTCTAAAGACATATAAGTACCAGTTATTTGCGGGCAGAATACTGATGCGCAATACACCAGCATACATCTCAACATCTTTGGAAGAACCATCACACTTAAATCTATCTGTCGCAAAAAACTCTGCATTGGCTATTTGTTTATCAATTTCTCGGAACATTTGTTTATCAGGCACCTCACCAACCATCATGATTGCGCGATCACGTTTAATGATTAGCCCCTGCCCGTTCATTACCTCCATAATACGCACGGCATACTTTTCCAACACGTCATACAAGTCGCGCTTGACCAACAAATCACTTTTTAGATCATGCTTCAGCTGTGATAGATTTTTCTGAACTTTCACCTGTTTCTTCTGAAAATCTGCCAGATAATTGTTCACAGCGTATTGTGTAAGAAAGGTACATAGATGGCGCTGTGAAAGATCGACATGCATTGGCTCCCGGTTCTGACATGCTACAAGCCCCCAAAGCTCATCGTCCACGATAATGCTAAAACTTGCACTCGCCTTTACGCCGGCATTTTTAAGGTATTGCAAATGCATGGGTGAAAGTGCCCGAAGGCTGCAGCGTGTAAGATCGAGAGCATGGGCGCTCCGCCCCATTAGCGGGATCGCTTCCGCATTGACATCCGCCGTATGGCGGGCTTGAAAAATACGGTAAAGCTCGCGCGCCTGTGCCGGAATATCGAATTCCGGATAACGGTAATTCATCAACGATTCCAGATCCGCCGTCTTGCTCTCTGCAATA
The DNA window shown above is from Sphingobacterium thalpophilum and carries:
- a CDS encoding TonB-dependent receptor plug domain-containing protein; translated protein: MKNSVWKYAVAIFLSHGLLLPAFSQQSEPLINATLKGIVLDSITNRPIEGVTIKLEGVTHQVKTDASGRFQFVTGQRLPLTFSTSFLGYKGRKITAREAQIQILLQPSVSDLDEVVVVGYGVQKRRNLTGAVAKIDAAEVNKIPVASFDAQLQGKLSGVQVSTNSGVPGESIFLRVRGTTSINSSSDPLYIIDGVFLNNTSLQNIGLGGRTSSPLTDINPADIESIEVLKDASATAIYGSRGANGVIIITTKKGSYGSRTKIDLNLQGGWAEANKSLLPKLATGPETATLANEWWINSGLDNPALKQTFANRPYRPVSEGGKGNPEDQPTYDRLGFLLRHGKLQDYNIGIQGGGDKSRFYIGAGYTGQEAFIKVIELISSLILTISSAAV
- a CDS encoding mechanosensitive ion channel family protein; this encodes MNNLEVNDVQQHWNNFISSAIAWAPRIITAVISALLIYLIGSWIIRLIKRMIDKAFERRQMDVSLQRFLSNLISWILNILLFIVVVTQLGVQTSAFVAIIGAAGLAIGLALQGSLSNFAGGILILLLKPFRVCDYITSTTNIAGTVTEIDIFNTKLNTPQNQQVVVPNGVLSNSSITNYTKLGTRRTWFDIGVAYDADLKQAKEILLNIVRSNEFAFKEPAPQVVVTELGDSAINLSVRVTTSNENFWTMQEQLIIDCKEALDKSGIEIPFPQRDVHIRNNS
- a CDS encoding DUF1501 domain-containing protein → MIIKRRQFLKAGSLATASLLLPNFLKAMSLPEALERGHKVLVILQLSGGNDGLNTIVPMRNDIYFRERQTIAVDNALTLTEEAGIHPALPFFKTLYDRGELAVLNNVGYPEPNKSHFRSMDIWHSASRSDEYLESGWIGRYLDQACYDCGHPTQALEVNDMLSLALKGKQKKAFAFKDPKKLYQTSREEYFNTLYQEHKHQHEEETVAYLYQTLGDTINNADYIFEQSKARKTAAAYPDSVLGKDLKTVSSLIKSDINTQVYYLQIGSFDTHINQQQRQESLFHTINDAVEAFVDDLKKNGLFQHVMLMTFSEFGRRVAQNASNGTDHGTANQLFFLSGGLKKQGLLNALPDLTQLNEGDLQYTEDFRKVYATLLKNWLDADSTKILGWKNGIYDFI
- a CDS encoding DUF1800 domain-containing protein, whose translation is MMSDFKKNIHLANRAGFGMGLQQITVFEQQSTAVLWKQYAQEHEFHPISFNTEQTNVDYTALSKLNAADKKQVQQLNRKRNIEINLNFLNEMVHSEDQLREKMAFFWHGHFASRVINANFSAHILNEIRKNALGNFRDLLFAVSKAPAMLNFLNNQQNKKDHPNENFAREVMELFTMGRGSYTESDVKEAARAFTGWSYDKDGQFLVRKKYHDSGSKTFLGKTGSFDGNAILDIILERPATARFITEKLYRFLVNEQVDQDIVDTLSKDFFDSGYDIRRLLDRVFTAAWFYDSKNVGNKIKSPVELMAGIMRMLPMEIAIPENLIVYQKLLGQMLLYPPNVAGWPSGKAWIDSSTLLLRMQLPQIWTGLRPLDLDAQNDDDLDMGMKQSRAMAKAYKNPKISIDWAGVEAVFADRDPFELLLQQQPSFGKALRDSYAGGSRRRTIIEVMSIPEYQLC
- a CDS encoding LytTR family transcriptional regulator DNA-binding domain-containing protein codes for the protein MILDDLIKELDNRIFYRANRQYVINVNAIESIWIYGRNQLRIQTKPQSTTPILISKNKVAEFKKWLDR
- a CDS encoding DinB family protein; amino-acid sequence: MESLFRAWKTSRMAYLKFFENYSLEQLNRIPDGFSNNLIWNIGHIIATQHKLIYIGSEVEGHIPEKIFNSYQSGTKPSAAVSQQEADLLKRLLLEQIEPTIRDFNNKKFVTYRQRTTGTGFHLTSITDAFEWNNFHEGLHLGYMMSIRKFIATKIPR
- a CDS encoding PAS domain S-box protein, with translation MKKNASGINNSKQRIENKNNDLDLYLKALNSAYSGIIITDNLQYDNPIIYCNKAFYTISGYAHDEIIGHNCRFLQAQDRSQADRKIIKEAIERGEECKIEIRNYRKDGTLFWNELFISPVKNEEGQVTHFIGVQNDISDRKKAEHDLREEKSHVELKIQQRTKELQDKESFLSSIIETVRESLLVLDANYIVLSANRHFLNSFKVTTEETVGKLLFDLGNQQWDISSLKEMLTQILPTNNPVIDYEVDHIFPHIGRKVMLLNAYRVEFEGQYKDRILIAIEDITEKKEQDRRKDDFLSIASHELKTPLTTIKGLFQILQRLSAENTDPKYVSTLDKITAYIDRLNLLISKLLDTSKIQSGNLELHMDPFEIDKTIQDAVESMRLAAPDSDILLIGNTGSIVEGDELQIIQVQNNLLSNAIKYSPESKKVEVSITG
- a CDS encoding ATP-binding protein encodes the protein MGINYQDRLKIFERFFRVSHIQKKFPGLGIGLYVSHEIILHHKGTLWVESEPGEGSTFNFTLPIVINK
- a CDS encoding response regulator: MQPKKIMICDDDRGILEMLELFLELEGYNVICEINSTHLTKQLISHKPDLLLLDLWMPIISGDQLIKIIRSTPEIKETPIIVLSASVDGPEIAGSLGANAFIAKPFDLTDITDKINSILKN
- a CDS encoding response regulator, whose amino-acid sequence is MKKKIVVCDDDATILHVLELALKNEFREVYLVSKSRELIASVEEIDPDIILLDIEMPWLSGGDILRELRSSEKHQNIPVIMMSASSRGKQLASACGADAFLAKPFELDDILLLVDKLGQA